In Desulfurellaceae bacterium, a single window of DNA contains:
- a CDS encoding type II toxin-antitoxin system Phd/YefM family antitoxin, with protein MPRLPRIIPVTDLRQDAASVLKQVSQSHEPFVITQRGRAAAVLLSAEAYQRAESERQVLRLLAQGEKEMAEGHGIDLDTVLAEADVLLEAEDE; from the coding sequence ATGCCGAGGTTGCCCCGTATCATACCCGTTACCGATCTGCGCCAAGATGCTGCATCGGTGCTGAAGCAAGTGAGCCAGTCTCACGAACCGTTTGTCATCACTCAACGAGGACGAGCCGCAGCAGTGTTACTGAGTGCAGAAGCCTACCAGCGGGCGGAGTCTGAACGGCAAGTACTCAGGCTCCTCGCTCAGGGAGAAAAAGAAATGGCTGAAGGGCATGGTATTGACCTGGACACAGTGCTCGCCGAGGCCGATGTCCTGCTTGAGGCTGAAGACGAGTGA
- a CDS encoding type II toxin-antitoxin system RelE/ParE family toxin — MTVQFTPSARAQFLAAITCIRHNNPGTARQFRQRAEQILRRLGQFPDSGRIIPEFPELPYREVIIAPYRFFYRPEQNTVWIAGVWHGAQLPDEPGD, encoded by the coding sequence GTGACCGTTCAATTCACGCCATCTGCTCGGGCCCAATTCCTGGCTGCCATTACCTGCATCCGTCACAATAACCCAGGAACGGCGAGACAGTTCCGCCAACGCGCCGAGCAGATTCTCCGTCGGCTCGGCCAATTTCCAGACTCCGGCAGAATCATTCCCGAGTTTCCAGAACTGCCCTACCGGGAAGTTATTATTGCTCCGTATCGCTTTTTCTACCGTCCAGAACAGAACACCGTCTGGATCGCAGGCGTGTGGCACGGTGCTCAGCTCCCAGATGAGCCCGGAGACTGA